From Bacillota bacterium, one genomic window encodes:
- a CDS encoding MFS transporter, translating into MFSRVVEKLNGERLVGRVLSPHVIPAYRWDALAGLLGGIYMGAIFPFVMRIARADLHASRLEISLLTAAPFIGSLLAPLWARQMVGRAKMPFCVYSWTFARALFFGMFLVTRAWHFVLLIGLAQIIGSISGPAYTALMKDIYPDEERGRAMGLVRVGSYSAVLIVSLIVGHLLDSGVPFKWVFPVAAAVGIVGAWCFSRVPVTESSAPEAQQERLSALGFWLQTMAILKHNHGFRWFAASVMTYGFGNLVAFTIYPLYQVDRLNVTNVQVAMLTNTSSVCSIIAFAYWGQFMDRHGALWTALVNILLQCLMPIVYFFSGAWWHLIPAAVVQGIAAAGIELAYLNVILTLSEEGKEAQYQALHSMLLGIRGTVAPFVAAPMLHVVGFHASFLICLSLMLLGAYTQAVSLRAYRKRGV; encoded by the coding sequence ATGTTTTCACGGGTGGTTGAAAAGTTGAACGGGGAGCGACTGGTGGGGAGAGTACTCTCTCCGCACGTCATTCCCGCTTATCGCTGGGATGCACTGGCAGGTTTGCTTGGCGGTATTTACATGGGGGCGATTTTCCCCTTTGTGATGCGCATTGCCCGCGCCGACCTGCACGCCAGTCGCCTCGAGATTAGCCTGCTCACCGCCGCTCCCTTCATCGGCAGTCTACTCGCTCCCCTCTGGGCAAGGCAGATGGTAGGCAGAGCCAAGATGCCCTTCTGCGTGTACTCATGGACATTTGCGCGCGCCCTGTTTTTCGGGATGTTTCTGGTTACCCGGGCGTGGCACTTTGTGTTGTTGATAGGGCTGGCGCAGATTATCGGCTCCATCTCAGGTCCCGCTTACACAGCCTTGATGAAAGACATCTACCCGGACGAGGAACGGGGCAGGGCGATGGGGCTGGTGCGGGTTGGTTCCTACAGCGCAGTGTTGATAGTGTCTCTTATCGTTGGCCACCTGTTAGACTCGGGTGTACCCTTCAAGTGGGTTTTTCCGGTAGCAGCTGCTGTGGGAATCGTGGGGGCATGGTGCTTCAGTCGCGTTCCGGTGACGGAGTCCTCTGCGCCCGAAGCCCAGCAAGAACGGCTGTCCGCTCTCGGATTCTGGCTGCAGACGATGGCGATTCTAAAACATAATCACGGTTTCCGCTGGTTTGCGGCGTCCGTGATGACTTACGGCTTCGGGAATCTGGTTGCTTTCACTATCTATCCACTGTATCAGGTAGATCGACTGAACGTGACCAACGTGCAGGTAGCGATGCTTACCAACACCTCTTCGGTATGCTCCATCATCGCCTTCGCCTACTGGGGGCAGTTCATGGATCGACATGGTGCGCTTTGGACTGCGCTCGTGAACATCCTTTTGCAGTGTCTGATGCCCATTGTGTATTTCTTCTCAGGAGCGTGGTGGCATTTGATACCTGCGGCAGTCGTTCAGGGCATTGCAGCAGCAGGAATCGAACTGGCTTATCTCAATGTCATTTTAACCCTTTCCGAGGAAGGTAAAGAGGCACAATATCAGGCACTGCACAGTATGTTGCTGGGAATACGCGGCACTGTTGCGCCCTTTGTCGCCGCGCCCATGCTGCATGTAGTTGGTTTCCACGCCAGCTTCCTGATATGCCTGTCGCTCATGTTGCTGGGGGCGTACACGCAGGCGGTGTCGTTACGTGCCTACCGCAAGCGCGGCGTTTAA
- a CDS encoding flagellar hook-basal body protein, protein MLRGLQIAASGMLAQQIRHQTIANNLANADTAGYKADETVFRTALDNAIWRLRDPLRGAPTPQIGTLSFGAEVDEVVTDLRPGAIALTGRPLDVAIDGDGFFAVSTPQGERYTRDGAFRQAANGTLVTADGMPVLGTRGIIRSAGVTVTIAANGDVLANGQLVDRLRIVQLRNASKEGANRFTGNAQPLQEFRLQVGALERANVSVVQAMVDMISAMRAYEASHRAVLAHDETLQRAVNDVGKV, encoded by the coding sequence ATGTTACGCGGGTTGCAAATCGCAGCATCAGGAATGCTGGCGCAACAGATACGACACCAGACCATCGCCAATAACCTGGCGAACGCCGACACCGCCGGCTACAAGGCGGATGAGACGGTGTTTCGCACCGCTCTGGACAATGCCATCTGGCGCCTTCGTGACCCGCTAAGGGGTGCACCGACACCGCAGATAGGCACGTTGTCCTTTGGCGCAGAGGTCGATGAGGTGGTTACCGACCTGCGCCCGGGAGCCATCGCACTTACCGGACGTCCGCTGGATGTCGCCATCGACGGGGATGGGTTTTTCGCGGTCAGTACCCCACAAGGTGAACGATACACCCGCGACGGCGCGTTCCGGCAAGCGGCGAATGGCACTCTGGTAACCGCCGACGGAATGCCAGTATTGGGGACACGCGGCATCATTCGCAGCGCAGGTGTTACCGTGACCATTGCTGCGAACGGCGACGTGCTGGCAAATGGGCAACTGGTCGACCGACTGCGCATCGTGCAGTTGCGCAACGCATCCAAAGAGGGCGCAAATCGCTTTACGGGAAACGCACAACCCCTGCAGGAGTTTCGCTTGCAGGTGGGCGCGCTGGAACGCGCCAACGTGTCTGTGGTGCAGGCAATGGTAGACATGATCTCGGCGATGCGTGCGTATGAGGCGTCCCACCGGGCGGTTCTGGCGCACGATGAGACCCTGCAGAGGGCGGTAAACGACGTGGGTAAAGTGTAG
- the flgG gene encoding flagellar basal-body rod protein FlgG, with protein MMRALFTSATGMAAQQLHLDVIANNLANVNTVGFKRSRADFQDLLYQTLRPAGTTAARGTQVPTGLNVGLGVRPVSTATIFTTGTLQKTDNPTDLAIEGDGFFKVLLPDGTVAYTRDGALKIDVQGRLVTSDGYPLEPEIIIPQDAQTITIGKDGTVSVLRAGQTTPDEVGQIQLARFINPSGLQHLGQNLYKPTAASGDPVEGAPGEQGFGTVAQNMLEMSNVQIVDEMVAMIIAQRAYEISAKAIQTSDEMLNIANNLRR; from the coding sequence ATGATGCGGGCGCTTTTCACATCGGCGACCGGCATGGCTGCACAGCAGTTGCATCTGGACGTCATCGCCAACAATCTGGCAAATGTCAACACGGTCGGCTTCAAGCGTAGCCGGGCAGACTTTCAGGACCTTCTGTATCAAACGCTTCGCCCTGCAGGAACCACTGCCGCTCGCGGAACACAGGTACCCACCGGACTCAACGTCGGGCTGGGCGTACGTCCGGTCTCCACCGCCACCATCTTTACTACGGGCACTCTTCAGAAGACCGACAACCCTACCGACCTGGCGATAGAGGGCGACGGCTTCTTTAAGGTGCTGTTGCCAGACGGCACGGTGGCATACACCCGCGACGGCGCGCTCAAGATAGACGTGCAGGGGCGGCTGGTTACCTCCGATGGCTATCCTCTGGAGCCGGAAATCATCATCCCGCAGGATGCGCAGACCATCACCATCGGTAAAGACGGTACGGTATCGGTGTTGCGTGCCGGGCAAACAACGCCCGACGAAGTGGGTCAAATCCAGCTGGCGCGTTTTATCAATCCGAGCGGTCTGCAGCATCTGGGTCAAAACCTGTACAAACCGACAGCCGCATCGGGTGACCCCGTCGAGGGCGCGCCCGGTGAGCAAGGCTTCGGCACGGTTGCGCAGAACATGCTGGAGATGTCCAACGTGCAGATAGTGGACGAGATGGTGGCAATGATTATCGCTCAACGCGCCTATGAAATCAGCGCGAAAGCCATCCAGACCTCCGACGAGATGCTGAATATCGCCAACAATCTGCGGCGGTAG
- the flgA gene encoding flagellar basal body P-ring formation chaperone FlgA yields MMRVFLSIIVAVLAADAWGVQQPRIEVREVSTVKKAQFTLGDVATFRGVDAQMQARLAGVVLGTSPLPGLERAITMEQIVTRLRQHGVRPEAVEIVAPARIVVRREAHLFPAQRAIDAAMQKLRETASLPDDAQAICDAPVRDLSLPAGDVQVAAGEPRSLGAGLYLVPVQVACPGVPPVTLNVRLRVNRWREVLVAQRAIRAGEAIESDMVAIQRIAVATDDPDLLSDAAEVAGKIARYRVGAGQPLKRSAVEDPVVIHRGQNVKLLVRLAGAVVETSAVALQDGKASARIRVQVTDTRKTLLATVLDAETVTVDMP; encoded by the coding sequence GTGATGCGGGTGTTCCTTTCCATCATCGTCGCAGTGCTGGCAGCAGATGCGTGGGGCGTCCAGCAGCCGCGCATCGAGGTGCGCGAAGTGAGCACGGTCAAAAAGGCTCAGTTTACTCTGGGTGACGTAGCCACCTTCCGCGGCGTGGATGCCCAGATGCAAGCCAGGCTGGCAGGCGTGGTGCTGGGAACCTCTCCCCTGCCCGGATTGGAGCGCGCTATCACGATGGAGCAGATTGTCACCCGCCTGCGCCAGCACGGGGTTCGCCCGGAGGCTGTTGAGATTGTCGCTCCGGCGAGGATAGTGGTGAGGCGGGAAGCGCATCTCTTTCCGGCACAACGGGCGATAGACGCGGCAATGCAGAAGCTGCGAGAAACGGCATCCTTACCAGACGATGCTCAGGCGATATGCGACGCGCCTGTTCGCGACCTTTCGCTGCCCGCGGGCGATGTGCAGGTCGCCGCGGGCGAACCCCGCTCGCTGGGTGCGGGTTTGTACCTGGTGCCGGTGCAGGTGGCATGTCCGGGAGTCCCGCCCGTCACTCTCAACGTGCGCCTGCGCGTCAACCGCTGGCGCGAGGTGCTGGTTGCCCAGAGGGCGATACGCGCTGGTGAGGCCATCGAGAGCGACATGGTAGCGATTCAACGCATTGCTGTCGCTACAGATGACCCTGACCTGCTGAGCGACGCCGCCGAGGTAGCAGGCAAAATCGCTCGCTACAGGGTGGGTGCCGGGCAACCGCTGAAGCGTTCGGCGGTGGAGGATCCCGTGGTGATACATCGGGGGCAGAACGTCAAACTGCTGGTAAGGCTGGCGGGAGCTGTGGTGGAAACCAGCGCAGTCGCACTGCAGGACGGCAAGGCAAGCGCACGCATTCGCGTGCAGGTAACCGATACACGCAAGACCCTACTGGCTACCGTGCTGGACGCGGAGACAGTGACGGTGGATATGCCATGA
- a CDS encoding flagellar basal body L-ring protein FlgH, with translation MRLIAVTVVIIWISGYALADSLWKDGNRSLYADRKAVKEGDVLTVLIYESTTASSRADTKTSKSDSSSTKPGVGPLLSMLPEWSVSGKTGSQASGSTTRSGTLVGKISVVVKEVLPNGNLKVEGTRTVGVNGEKEKIVLTGIVRPEDVSAENTVASTAIAQAEIHYEGKGPVGNKQREGLLTKLLKWLF, from the coding sequence ATGCGACTGATAGCTGTGACCGTAGTCATCATCTGGATTTCCGGGTACGCCCTGGCAGACTCGCTGTGGAAAGATGGCAATCGCAGCCTGTACGCCGACCGCAAGGCAGTCAAAGAGGGAGATGTGCTGACGGTGCTCATCTACGAAAGCACCACCGCATCGAGCCGCGCCGACACCAAAACCAGCAAGAGCGACTCGTCCTCCACCAAGCCAGGCGTGGGACCGTTGCTCAGTATGCTGCCCGAATGGTCGGTTAGCGGCAAGACCGGCTCGCAGGCTTCTGGCAGCACCACGCGCAGCGGCACGCTGGTAGGCAAAATCAGCGTGGTCGTGAAGGAGGTGCTTCCCAACGGTAACCTGAAGGTGGAAGGCACCCGCACGGTTGGCGTCAACGGCGAGAAAGAGAAAATCGTGTTGACCGGCATTGTACGACCGGAAGATGTGTCGGCAGAGAACACCGTAGCCTCCACCGCCATTGCGCAGGCGGAGATTCATTACGAGGGCAAGGGACCCGTCGGCAACAAACAGCGCGAAGGGCTGCTGACCAAACTGCTGAAGTGGCTCTTCTGA
- a CDS encoding flagellar basal body P-ring protein FlgI, translating to MKQTASIVIGLCICAVLALATPEVRLKDIAQVYGARGNQLIGYGLVVGLEGTGDSKGTLFTTQSVANMLQRFGIGVPAGQMKVKNIAAVVVTADLPPFAKEGSRIDVTVSSIGDARSLQGGTLLQTPLMGADGNVYAVAQGPISVGGFGASSGGSSQQKNHLTVGRIPAGAIVEREVPASVVKDNSVLITLNTPDFTTAARVASAIRQKFPQTLPRALDAATIRVDMTGEDREDVVTLIAALQEITVQPDVPARVVINERTGTVVLGGNVTLSAAAVAHGNLTVRIEAKSQVSQPNPLSGGTTAVTTRRDVKVTEQAERLVALPEAVTVEQLVKALNTLGVSPRDLMSILQALRAAGALHAEVEVQ from the coding sequence ATGAAACAAACGGCATCCATCGTTATCGGATTATGCATCTGCGCCGTACTGGCACTGGCAACGCCGGAGGTGCGATTGAAAGACATCGCGCAAGTGTATGGCGCGCGCGGCAACCAGCTCATTGGCTACGGGCTGGTGGTCGGACTGGAGGGCACAGGAGACAGCAAAGGCACGCTGTTCACTACTCAATCGGTGGCAAACATGCTGCAGCGATTTGGCATCGGTGTACCTGCCGGGCAGATGAAGGTCAAGAACATCGCTGCAGTCGTGGTCACCGCCGACCTTCCGCCATTTGCGAAAGAAGGTAGCCGAATCGATGTGACCGTCTCCTCTATCGGCGACGCTCGCTCTTTGCAGGGGGGCACCTTGCTGCAAACTCCGCTGATGGGTGCGGATGGCAACGTGTACGCGGTGGCGCAGGGACCGATTTCAGTCGGCGGTTTTGGGGCGTCATCAGGTGGTTCTTCCCAGCAGAAGAACCACCTGACCGTCGGGCGCATACCGGCGGGAGCCATTGTGGAGCGCGAGGTGCCCGCCAGCGTGGTCAAGGACAACAGCGTGCTGATCACCCTGAATACGCCCGACTTCACCACGGCCGCTCGCGTGGCATCTGCCATTCGGCAGAAGTTTCCGCAGACCCTGCCCCGTGCGCTGGATGCCGCTACAATCCGGGTAGACATGACCGGTGAAGACCGCGAAGACGTGGTGACGCTGATTGCCGCCCTGCAGGAAATAACCGTCCAGCCGGATGTTCCTGCCCGCGTGGTGATTAACGAACGCACGGGCACGGTGGTGCTGGGAGGGAACGTCACGCTCAGCGCGGCGGCGGTGGCGCACGGCAACCTGACGGTGCGCATTGAAGCCAAGTCGCAGGTGTCTCAGCCCAATCCTCTGTCTGGAGGCACCACGGCAGTTACCACCCGCCGAGACGTGAAAGTAACGGAACAAGCCGAACGGCTGGTTGCCCTGCCCGAAGCGGTCACAGTGGAGCAGCTGGTGAAGGCGCTCAACACGCTGGGAGTGAGTCCGCGCGACCTGATGTCCATTTTGCAAGCGTTGCGAGCAGCGGGCGCGCTCCACGCCGAGGTGGAGGTGCAATGA
- a CDS encoding rod-binding protein, producing the protein MMRVEPRETIDIQRWKLRDAARQLEAQFLHQLLRAMRRTIVRTQSSYAVQMYTDMTDEALARQLAQSDQFGLGKLVYEKLSPYVQTLETVLGGNENEQT; encoded by the coding sequence ATGATGCGCGTGGAGCCCCGCGAAACAATAGACATTCAGCGGTGGAAACTACGTGATGCCGCGCGGCAACTCGAAGCACAGTTTCTGCACCAGCTGCTGCGCGCCATGCGCCGCACTATAGTCCGCACGCAGTCGAGCTACGCAGTCCAGATGTACACCGACATGACGGACGAAGCGCTGGCAAGGCAGCTGGCGCAGAGCGACCAGTTTGGTCTGGGCAAGCTGGTCTATGAGAAACTCAGTCCGTATGTGCAAACGCTTGAGACAGTGTTAGGAGGGAACGAGAATGAACAGACATGA
- a CDS encoding flagellar protein FlgN, protein MNRHEDVIWRDLISNLREQRRHIHALIGLAREQTHALAEANVERLAEITQEQAAHLDEIDTLERQREEIARRIGEALGLHAQPPTLSDCACLAPDNAARTLKWLQRELLQDIRQLQTLNERNRTLVHHAAETVNTWLALVVNAACNQASYHPQSSTGVAVILNTEV, encoded by the coding sequence ATGAACAGACATGAAGACGTCATCTGGCGTGACCTGATTTCCAACCTGCGCGAACAGCGCAGACATATCCACGCGCTGATCGGCCTGGCGCGCGAGCAAACACATGCCCTGGCAGAGGCGAATGTGGAAAGGCTGGCGGAGATTACTCAGGAACAGGCAGCACATCTGGATGAGATAGACACACTGGAGCGCCAGCGCGAGGAGATCGCTCGTCGCATCGGTGAGGCACTGGGGCTGCACGCCCAGCCTCCTACGCTCTCGGACTGCGCGTGCCTTGCGCCGGATAACGCAGCGCGCACGTTGAAATGGCTGCAGAGAGAGCTGCTTCAGGACATCCGCCAGCTGCAAACGTTAAACGAACGCAACCGCACCCTGGTGCATCATGCAGCGGAAACGGTGAATACCTGGCTGGCGCTCGTGGTGAACGCCGCCTGTAATCAGGCGAGCTATCACCCACAGTCCAGCACAGGGGTGGCGGTCATCCTGAACACGGAGGTTTAA
- the flgK gene encoding flagellar hook-associated protein FlgK — protein sequence MPWTFFGIELASRALQSMQMAMNTTGHNLANINTPGYSRQRVNLATTEPLVLEGVRTLFMGSGVRVESIQRIRDVFLDGRLANTSSQYHRLNTLYQRLTQVEDVFSEPTDAGLSRQIIGFFNAFQELSANPENVGVRASVYQQVEGMTRTFRQLAGRLDEIFVEMEQRVQATASEINFIAQSIADLNVKIRYNKALGTTPNDLLDKRTSLIEKLSEYVEVRTTEFSDGTVRLSLGEFVLVEAERANPLPSDADYVNKIFTDGADVRAYIAGGSVGGLMDAMEYIRTYRDRLDRLAREMVDAVNIVHQSGYGLDGNTGYRLLEGRDALSIRVSDDVLDINHIAAGVTPAPGDGNKALELARLRQQPIANLDNKTIPDFYSALVAELGEHTRAASTGQENQKIILQSLQAEREAVSGVNMDEEMSNLLRYQRSYQAAAQLISIMDAAIADMLAAFAGRR from the coding sequence ATGCCCTGGACGTTCTTCGGGATCGAACTGGCGTCGCGCGCCCTGCAATCGATGCAGATGGCGATGAATACGACGGGCCATAACCTGGCGAACATCAACACGCCCGGCTATTCGCGTCAGAGGGTGAACCTTGCTACAACCGAACCTCTGGTTCTTGAGGGTGTCAGGACGCTGTTCATGGGCAGCGGCGTGCGTGTGGAAAGCATCCAGCGTATTCGGGATGTGTTCCTTGACGGGCGACTTGCTAATACCAGCAGTCAGTACCACCGACTCAACACGCTTTATCAGCGATTGACGCAGGTGGAGGATGTCTTCAGCGAACCCACCGACGCCGGTTTGTCCCGCCAGATTATCGGCTTCTTCAACGCCTTTCAGGAGCTGTCTGCCAACCCTGAGAACGTCGGAGTACGCGCCAGCGTGTACCAACAGGTGGAGGGTATGACACGCACCTTTCGCCAGCTGGCAGGACGACTGGATGAAATCTTTGTGGAGATGGAACAGCGGGTACAGGCGACAGCCAGTGAAATCAACTTTATCGCCCAGAGCATCGCCGACCTTAATGTGAAAATACGCTACAACAAAGCACTGGGCACAACGCCCAATGACCTGCTGGATAAACGAACCAGCCTTATAGAAAAACTTTCGGAATACGTCGAGGTTCGTACGACGGAGTTTTCAGACGGCACGGTGAGGCTATCTCTGGGAGAGTTCGTCCTGGTGGAGGCGGAGCGTGCGAATCCCCTACCCAGTGACGCGGACTATGTGAACAAAATATTCACCGATGGCGCAGATGTACGGGCATACATCGCTGGTGGAAGCGTGGGCGGGCTCATGGACGCGATGGAATACATCCGCACTTACCGGGACCGGCTGGACAGACTGGCGCGCGAAATGGTCGACGCCGTCAACATTGTCCATCAGTCAGGTTACGGGCTCGATGGCAACACCGGTTACCGTCTGCTGGAAGGTAGGGATGCACTGAGCATCCGGGTGAGTGACGACGTTCTCGATATCAACCACATTGCAGCGGGAGTGACACCTGCACCGGGTGACGGCAATAAGGCACTGGAGCTAGCGAGGTTGCGCCAGCAGCCTATTGCGAATCTGGACAATAAAACCATACCCGACTTCTATAGCGCACTGGTGGCGGAACTGGGAGAACATACCCGTGCAGCGTCTACCGGTCAGGAAAACCAGAAGATTATTCTGCAGAGCCTGCAAGCCGAGCGAGAGGCGGTTTCCGGCGTAAACATGGACGAGGAAATGTCCAACCTGCTGCGCTACCAGCGCAGCTATCAGGCGGCAGCTCAACTGATAAGCATCATGGATGCCGCCATTGCCGATATGCTGGCGGCATTTGCTGGACGCCGATAA
- the flgL gene encoding flagellar hook-associated protein FlgL translates to MRISTAQMLNAMQQVMERNYERYHLAQQTVITGKRIQRPSDDPFGASLGITLHRLLQESEQYQRNLKTAKNFLSITDVALENLNDLVRQAKSLAIQAATDTQNPEGRAAIAQQIGQILAEIVSIGNNTTYGDRFIFGGLQTLKAPFSVSGDTLVYHGDHGNLNIEVSPAVVMSVNVQGDPLITGIYNAIAQIKRYVETSDIENLSREGLQELQNQLDNLLRTRAVVGSKVQQIEMIQQRIEKRHVDFTELLSSIEDADIADAITRLKMAETTYHVTLATMARLGNLSLLDFLA, encoded by the coding sequence ATGCGTATCAGCACAGCACAGATGCTTAACGCAATGCAACAGGTGATGGAGCGCAATTACGAACGGTACCACCTGGCACAGCAAACGGTGATAACGGGCAAGCGCATCCAGCGACCTTCTGATGACCCTTTCGGTGCATCGCTGGGTATTACCCTGCACCGTCTGCTGCAGGAGAGTGAGCAATACCAGCGCAACCTCAAAACCGCCAAGAATTTTCTCTCCATTACCGACGTAGCGCTGGAGAACCTGAACGACCTGGTTCGCCAGGCAAAGAGCCTCGCGATACAGGCGGCGACCGATACACAGAACCCAGAGGGGCGTGCTGCCATCGCACAACAGATAGGACAGATTCTGGCGGAGATTGTCAGTATCGGAAATAACACCACTTACGGCGACCGCTTCATCTTCGGCGGATTGCAGACGCTGAAGGCGCCGTTCAGCGTGTCGGGTGATACGCTCGTCTATCACGGCGACCACGGCAATCTGAATATCGAAGTCAGCCCCGCTGTGGTCATGAGCGTCAACGTGCAGGGTGACCCCCTGATCACCGGCATCTACAACGCGATTGCGCAAATCAAGCGCTATGTGGAGACCAGCGACATCGAGAACCTGTCCAGAGAAGGCTTGCAGGAGTTACAAAACCAGCTGGATAACCTGTTGCGTACGCGCGCTGTGGTAGGGAGTAAAGTGCAGCAGATAGAGATGATCCAGCAGCGCATAGAGAAAAGGCACGTGGACTTTACGGAACTGCTCAGCAGCATCGAGGACGCCGACATAGCGGACGCCATCACCAGGCTGAAGATGGCAGAGACCACTTACCACGTCACTTTAGCGACCATGGCGCGATTAGGCAACCTGAGTCTGCTGGACTTTCTCGCCTGA
- a CDS encoding flagellar assembly protein FliW, which produces MTCIDSTRFGRIEVDEEAVITFPQGLFGFEERRRFVVLCLDEKSPFRWLQSLEDPNLAFVVIEPRHFMPDYAPTISDADVEALELDADTPYLTFVIVTIPPGKPEEMTANLMGPIIINAVTRIARQVIVEDDCYTTKHNILQEMMKMQPEAREGADAGTHTQSESEHRHW; this is translated from the coding sequence ATGACTTGCATCGATAGCACTCGTTTCGGTAGAATTGAAGTTGACGAGGAGGCGGTAATCACCTTCCCGCAGGGTTTGTTCGGGTTCGAAGAACGCCGGCGGTTCGTCGTGCTGTGTCTCGACGAGAAAAGCCCCTTCCGCTGGTTGCAAAGTCTGGAGGACCCGAACCTGGCGTTTGTGGTGATCGAGCCACGCCATTTCATGCCTGATTACGCGCCGACCATTTCTGACGCCGACGTCGAAGCACTGGAACTGGATGCGGATACACCGTATCTGACTTTTGTGATTGTTACTATTCCGCCGGGAAAACCCGAGGAGATGACCGCCAACCTGATGGGTCCCATTATCATCAACGCGGTCACGCGCATCGCTCGTCAGGTCATTGTGGAAGATGATTGCTATACAACCAAGCATAACATCCTGCAAGAGATGATGAAAATGCAACCCGAAGCCAGGGAGGGCGCCGATGCTGGTACTCACACGCAAAGTGAATCAGAGCATCGTCATTGGTGA
- the csrA gene encoding carbon storage regulator CsrA: MLVLTRKVNQSIVIGDDIEVVVLEVRGEQVRIGVRAPKAITIHRKEVYEQILQENLKAASASADDLVKLQSRLADEGKL; this comes from the coding sequence ATGCTGGTACTCACACGCAAAGTGAATCAGAGCATCGTCATTGGTGATGACATCGAGGTAGTTGTGCTGGAAGTGCGAGGTGAACAGGTTCGCATTGGCGTGCGTGCGCCCAAAGCGATAACGATACATCGCAAGGAGGTCTACGAGCAAATCCTCCAGGAGAACCTGAAGGCAGCCTCCGCTTCGGCAGATGACCTCGTCAAGCTTCAATCACGGCTGGCTGACGAAGGCAAATTGTAG
- a CDS encoding cation diffusion facilitator family transporter, whose protein sequence is MLAAVISVVSNSTLVVLKLAVGFLSGSVSIIAEGIHSANDLIAALIAFISIRISEKPPDKEHPYGHGKAESISAAAEAILIVGAAVWIVIEAVRRLLKPEPVEYLGVGAAVMGISVVLNIVVSRYLFRVAREEDSPALEADAHHLATDVYTSMGVVAGLAVTWLTGWHIVDPLMAIAVAVLILRIGLGLTMKSLHHLMDAQLPTAEVSRIEDILNGETRIHSWHNLRTRKSGSTRHIDLHIVFRNDATLMEAHQVADELEKRIAAEMAPAHVVIHVDPYDPHKEQTTSEEMPRQGDKK, encoded by the coding sequence ATGCTGGCAGCTGTGATATCGGTTGTTTCTAACAGCACGCTCGTGGTGCTGAAGTTGGCGGTAGGCTTTTTGTCTGGCTCCGTAAGTATCATCGCTGAAGGCATCCACTCCGCAAATGACCTGATTGCCGCACTGATTGCGTTCATCTCGATCCGTATTTCCGAAAAGCCCCCAGACAAAGAACATCCCTACGGACATGGCAAAGCGGAAAGCATCTCTGCCGCTGCCGAGGCGATACTCATTGTTGGCGCGGCGGTGTGGATTGTGATAGAGGCTGTCCGAAGGCTCCTGAAACCAGAGCCTGTCGAATACCTCGGCGTGGGGGCGGCAGTGATGGGAATATCGGTGGTGCTGAACATCGTCGTATCCCGCTATCTGTTCCGGGTGGCGCGTGAGGAAGACTCCCCTGCTCTGGAAGCCGACGCCCACCATCTGGCGACCGATGTGTATACTTCGATGGGGGTTGTCGCTGGACTGGCTGTAACCTGGCTGACCGGCTGGCATATCGTGGACCCCCTGATGGCTATCGCCGTGGCGGTGTTAATACTGCGAATCGGCTTGGGGCTGACCATGAAGTCACTGCACCACTTAATGGACGCCCAGCTGCCGACCGCCGAGGTGTCGCGCATCGAGGACATTCTCAACGGCGAGACGCGCATCCATTCGTGGCATAACCTGCGCACGCGCAAATCCGGCAGCACACGCCATATCGACCTGCATATCGTATTCCGCAATGACGCTACACTAATGGAAGCGCATCAGGTGGCGGACGAACTCGAAAAGCGCATCGCCGCGGAGATGGCGCCGGCACATGTGGTCATCCATGTGGACCCGTATGATCCACACAAGGAGCAAACCACGTCCGAAGAGATGCCGCGACAGGGAGATAAAAAGTAA